From a region of the Pectobacterium aquaticum genome:
- the metH gene encoding methionine synthase, with protein sequence MVLDGGMGTMIQGYRLQEADYRGERFADWPSDVKGNNDLLVLTKPQVISEIHDAYLEAGADILETNTFNATTIAMADYDMEALSAEINTVAAQLARASADKWTALTPDKPRYVAGVLGPTNRTASISPDVNDPAFRNVSFDQLVEAYRESTRALIAGGVDLIMIETIFDTLNAKAASFAVESEFEALGIVLPVMISGTITDASGRTLSGQTTEAFYNSLRHSRPLSFGLNCALGPDELRQYVAELSRISECYVSAHPNAGLPNAFGEYDLDPADMAKHIGEWARSGFLNIVGGCCGSTPAHIAAMAKVVEGVPPRKLPEIPVACRLSGLEPLNIDANTLFVNVGERTNVTGSARFKRLIKEEKYNEALDVARQQVESGAQIIDINMDEGMLDAEAAMIRFLNLIAGEPDIARVPIMIDSSKWDVVEKGLKCIQGKGIVNSISMKEGVEAFIHHAKLVRRYGAAVVVMAFDEVGQADTRARKIEICSRAYRILTEEVGFPPEDIIFDPNIFAVATGIDEHNNYAVDFIEACADIKAQLPHAMISGGVSNVSFSFRGNDLVREAIHAVFLYYAIRNGMDMGIVNASQLAIYDDLPVELRDAVEDVILNRRSDATERMLDLAEKYRGSKTEDEGSKTQAEWRGWDVKKRLEYSLVKGITEFIELDTEEARQQATRPIEVIEGPLMDGMNVVGDLFGAGKMFLPQVVKSARVMKQAVAYLEPYIEASKDKGSSAGKILLATVKGDVHDIGKNIVGVVLQCNNYEIIDLGVMVPTDKILKTAREEHVDIIGLSGLITPSLDEMVNVAKEMERQGFTLPLLIGGATTSKAHTAVKIEQNYSGPTVYVQNASRSVGVVSALLSSTQYDDFVARTRKEYETVRIQHARKKPRTPPVTLEAARANASDLDWDNYTPPVAHRLGVQAVTASIETLRNYIDWTPFFMTWSLAGKYPRILEDEVVGEEAKRLFADANAMLDDLSARGALNPRGVVGLFPANRVGDDVVIYTDERRETVLSVSHHLRQQTEKTDFPNYCLSDFVAPKSSGKPDYLGAFAVTGGLEEDTLADLWEAQHDDYNKIMVKAISDRLAEAFAEYLHERVRKVFWGYAPNENLSSELLIRENYQGIRPAPGYPACPDHTEKVQIWQLLDVEKHTGMKLTESYAMWPGASVSGWYFSHPDSKYFAVAQIQHDQVEDYAVRKGMSVSDVERWLAPNLGYDAD encoded by the coding sequence ATGGTGCTGGATGGTGGTATGGGAACCATGATCCAGGGTTATCGCCTGCAGGAAGCAGATTATCGCGGTGAGCGCTTTGCTGACTGGCCGAGCGATGTGAAAGGAAATAACGATCTGCTGGTGCTGACCAAGCCGCAGGTGATTAGTGAAATCCATGACGCCTATCTGGAAGCCGGTGCCGACATTCTCGAAACCAACACCTTCAACGCCACCACGATTGCGATGGCGGACTATGATATGGAAGCCCTTTCGGCGGAAATCAACACGGTTGCTGCACAGCTGGCGCGTGCCAGCGCTGACAAATGGACGGCGTTAACGCCGGATAAGCCGCGCTATGTTGCTGGTGTGCTTGGCCCAACGAACCGCACCGCGTCGATCTCCCCCGATGTTAACGATCCCGCGTTTCGTAACGTGAGTTTTGATCAACTGGTGGAAGCGTATCGCGAATCGACACGCGCCTTGATCGCAGGCGGTGTCGATCTGATCATGATCGAAACCATTTTCGATACTTTGAATGCTAAAGCAGCGAGTTTCGCCGTCGAAAGTGAATTTGAAGCGCTAGGGATCGTACTGCCCGTGATGATTTCCGGCACGATCACGGATGCGTCAGGGCGTACGCTATCCGGCCAAACGACGGAAGCCTTTTACAACTCCTTACGCCATTCCCGCCCGCTTTCCTTCGGCCTGAACTGTGCGCTGGGGCCGGATGAGCTGCGCCAGTATGTCGCCGAACTATCACGTATTTCAGAATGCTATGTGAGCGCACACCCGAATGCGGGGCTGCCTAATGCCTTCGGGGAATACGATCTGGATCCGGCCGATATGGCAAAACATATCGGCGAATGGGCGCGATCCGGCTTCCTGAATATCGTGGGCGGTTGCTGTGGATCGACGCCTGCGCACATTGCCGCGATGGCGAAAGTGGTGGAAGGCGTGCCGCCGCGTAAGCTGCCAGAGATTCCGGTGGCCTGCCGTTTATCCGGTCTGGAACCGCTGAATATCGATGCCAACACCCTGTTTGTTAACGTCGGGGAGCGGACGAATGTCACCGGCTCCGCACGTTTTAAACGTCTGATCAAAGAAGAAAAGTACAACGAAGCGCTGGATGTCGCCCGCCAGCAGGTGGAAAGCGGCGCGCAGATCATCGATATCAACATGGATGAAGGCATGCTGGATGCGGAAGCGGCGATGATCCGTTTCCTGAATCTGATTGCCGGCGAACCTGATATCGCCCGTGTGCCGATCATGATTGACTCCTCAAAATGGGATGTGGTTGAGAAAGGGCTTAAATGCATTCAGGGCAAAGGGATTGTTAACTCGATCTCCATGAAGGAAGGCGTTGAGGCCTTTATTCATCACGCTAAGCTGGTGCGGCGCTATGGCGCAGCTGTGGTAGTGATGGCCTTCGATGAAGTCGGGCAGGCAGATACCCGTGCGCGTAAAATTGAAATTTGTAGCCGGGCGTACCGCATCCTGACGGAAGAAGTCGGTTTCCCGCCGGAAGACATTATTTTCGACCCGAACATTTTCGCCGTGGCAACGGGTATCGACGAGCACAACAACTACGCGGTGGATTTCATCGAAGCCTGTGCGGACATCAAGGCGCAACTGCCGCATGCGATGATCTCTGGCGGCGTCTCCAACGTGTCGTTCTCATTCCGTGGTAACGATCTGGTCCGTGAGGCGATCCACGCCGTCTTCCTGTATTACGCGATCCGCAATGGTATGGACATGGGGATCGTGAACGCCAGCCAGTTGGCGATCTATGACGATCTCCCTGTTGAACTGCGCGATGCGGTTGAAGACGTGATCCTTAACCGTCGCAGCGATGCCACCGAGCGCATGCTCGATCTGGCAGAGAAATATCGCGGCAGCAAAACGGAAGATGAAGGCAGCAAAACGCAGGCGGAGTGGCGCGGCTGGGACGTGAAGAAGCGTCTGGAGTATTCGCTGGTTAAAGGCATTACTGAGTTTATCGAACTGGATACCGAAGAAGCACGCCAGCAGGCGACGCGGCCGATCGAGGTGATCGAAGGCCCGCTGATGGACGGCATGAACGTGGTCGGTGATCTGTTCGGTGCAGGCAAAATGTTTTTGCCGCAGGTCGTGAAATCCGCTCGCGTCATGAAGCAGGCCGTGGCCTACCTCGAACCCTATATTGAAGCCAGTAAAGACAAAGGCTCTTCCGCTGGGAAAATCCTGCTGGCGACCGTAAAAGGTGACGTCCACGATATCGGCAAGAATATCGTCGGTGTGGTGCTGCAATGTAACAACTACGAAATTATCGATCTGGGCGTAATGGTGCCGACGGATAAAATCCTGAAGACCGCGCGTGAAGAGCATGTCGATATCATCGGGCTGTCCGGGCTGATTACGCCGTCGTTGGATGAAATGGTCAACGTGGCGAAAGAGATGGAGCGTCAGGGCTTCACGCTGCCGCTGCTGATTGGTGGCGCGACGACCTCTAAAGCGCATACCGCTGTGAAGATTGAGCAGAACTATAGCGGCCCGACGGTTTATGTGCAGAATGCCTCGCGCTCTGTTGGTGTGGTGTCTGCCCTGCTGTCCAGTACGCAGTATGACGACTTTGTTGCGCGCACTCGTAAAGAGTATGAAACCGTGCGTATTCAGCACGCGCGTAAAAAACCGAGAACGCCGCCCGTGACGCTGGAAGCGGCTCGTGCTAACGCTTCCGATCTGGATTGGGATAACTACACGCCGCCCGTTGCACATCGGCTGGGCGTGCAGGCGGTGACAGCCAGCATCGAAACGCTGCGCAACTATATCGACTGGACGCCGTTCTTTATGACCTGGTCGCTGGCCGGGAAATATCCCCGCATTCTGGAAGATGAGGTGGTGGGTGAAGAGGCCAAGCGCCTGTTTGCTGATGCCAACGCGATGCTGGATGACTTGTCCGCACGTGGCGCACTGAATCCTCGCGGCGTGGTAGGCCTCTTCCCGGCGAACCGCGTTGGCGATGACGTCGTGATTTATACCGATGAACGGCGTGAAACGGTGCTGTCAGTGAGCCACCATCTGCGTCAACAGACGGAAAAAACCGACTTCCCGAACTACTGCCTGTCTGATTTTGTGGCACCGAAATCCAGCGGCAAGCCGGACTATCTGGGAGCCTTTGCCGTGACCGGCGGGCTGGAAGAGGATACGTTGGCCGATCTGTGGGAAGCTCAGCATGATGATTACAACAAGATCATGGTGAAAGCGATTTCTGACCGTCTGGCGGAAGCCTTTGCGGAGTACCTGCATGAGCGCGTGCGCAAGGTGTTCTGGGGCTATGCGCCGAATGAGAACCTCAGTAGTGAGCTGCTGATCCGCGAGAATTATCAGGGTATTCGGCCCGCACCGGGCTATCCGGCTTGTCCTGACCATACGGAGAAAGTGCAAATCTGGCAGTTGCTGGATGTGGAAAAACATACCGGCATGAAGCTCACCGAATCCTATGCCATGTGGCCGGGTGCATCGGTATCCGGCTGGTATTTCAGCCACCCTGACAGCAAATACTTTGCCGTCGCGCAAATCCAGCACGATCAGGTGGAAGATTACGCGGTACGTAAAGGGATGAGCGTGAGTGACGTTGAGCGCTGGTTAGCGCCGAATTTGGGCTATGATGCGGATTAA
- the iclR gene encoding glyoxylate bypass operon transcriptional repressor IclR has product MTPPEPAKRGKKPRASTGTTAQPTGQVQSLTRGLTLLEYIAKANGSVALTDLAQQAGLPNSTTHRLLTTMQQQGFVRQVGDLGLWTIASHAFIVGSSFLQSRNLLAIVHPILRKLMEDSGETVNLAVLDQTDSQAIIIDQVQCTALMRMSAPIGGKLPMHASGAGKAFLAHLPDAQVTQLLHKKGLHGYTPHTFSSPQALKENLSLIRKQGYSFDDEEHALGLRCIAACILDEHHEAFAAISISGPVSRITDDRVTELGALVIKAAKQVMQEYSGL; this is encoded by the coding sequence ATGACGCCACCAGAGCCAGCCAAACGCGGGAAGAAACCCAGAGCCAGTACGGGCACCACCGCGCAGCCAACTGGGCAGGTTCAGTCGCTGACCCGTGGCCTGACGCTGCTTGAATATATCGCCAAAGCCAACGGCAGCGTGGCACTAACCGATCTCGCTCAACAGGCCGGTTTACCGAACTCCACGACCCACCGCCTGCTCACCACCATGCAGCAACAGGGCTTTGTGCGTCAGGTTGGCGACTTGGGGCTGTGGACGATTGCTTCACACGCGTTTATCGTCGGCAGCAGTTTTCTGCAAAGCCGCAACCTGCTGGCCATTGTGCACCCAATACTACGTAAGCTAATGGAAGATTCGGGCGAAACCGTCAATCTGGCCGTGCTCGATCAGACCGATAGCCAGGCGATCATCATCGATCAGGTTCAATGTACGGCGCTGATGCGCATGTCCGCCCCCATCGGGGGTAAATTGCCGATGCATGCTTCGGGGGCTGGGAAAGCGTTTCTGGCACATTTACCTGATGCTCAGGTCACTCAACTGCTGCACAAGAAAGGGCTGCACGGCTACACGCCACACACCTTCAGCTCGCCACAAGCCCTGAAAGAAAACCTGTCACTGATTCGCAAGCAGGGCTATTCGTTTGATGATGAAGAGCACGCGCTGGGGCTACGCTGTATCGCGGCCTGTATTCTGGATGAACATCATGAAGCCTTCGCCGCCATTTCCATCTCTGGCCCTGTGTCGCGCATCACGGACGACCGTGTCACAGAACTCGGCGCGCTGGTGATCAAAGCCGCTAAGCAGGTCATGCAGGAATACAGCGGGTTATAA
- the aceK gene encoding bifunctional isocitrate dehydrogenase kinase/phosphatase, which translates to MTRDLEKLVSQTILQGFDAQYGRFLEVTAGAQQRFEQADWSAVQQAMKQRIHLYDHHVGLVVEQLRCITGILCDDADFLARVKHIYTRLLPDYPRFEIAESFFNSVYCRLFNHRELAPDKLFVFSSQPEQRFREIPRPIAKTFVPTDGWQSMLEKLLSDVPLRLPWEDLPRDIGYITAYLQRTFSTEQLAHATLQLANELFYRNKAAWLVGKLSLSGGVFPFLLPIHHNERGALFIDTCLSSQADASIVFGFARSYFMVYAPLPSALVAWLRDILPGKTTAELYLAIGCQKHSKTEYYREYLHYIAASEEQFIIAPGVKGMVMLVFTLPSFDRVFKVIKDRFAPQKEVSAERVMACYQLVKEHDRVGRMADTQEYENFVIDKHRISPELLDELWREVPEKLEDLGDQLVIRHLYMERRMTPLNLYLEQANVQQLHDVIEEYGNAIKQLAAANIFPGDMLFKNFGVTRHGRVVFYDYDEICYMTEVNFRKIPPPRYPEDELAAEPWYSVAPNDVFPEEFPHFLCSDRHIRTLFEEMHGDLFCADYWRALQQRIREGHIEDVYAYRRRKRFSQRVEI; encoded by the coding sequence ATGACGCGTGACCTTGAAAAGCTGGTGTCGCAGACGATCCTGCAAGGGTTTGATGCGCAATATGGACGTTTTCTCGAAGTGACAGCGGGTGCACAGCAGCGCTTTGAACAGGCTGACTGGTCCGCCGTACAACAGGCAATGAAACAGCGTATTCACTTATACGATCACCACGTTGGTCTGGTGGTCGAACAGCTGCGCTGTATTACCGGCATTCTCTGCGATGATGCGGATTTTTTGGCTCGCGTGAAGCATATCTACACCCGTTTATTGCCGGACTACCCGCGTTTTGAGATTGCAGAGAGTTTCTTTAATTCCGTCTACTGTCGGCTGTTTAACCATCGGGAACTGGCACCTGACAAACTGTTTGTTTTCAGTTCTCAGCCCGAACAGCGCTTTCGTGAGATTCCCCGGCCTATCGCCAAGACGTTTGTGCCCACTGACGGCTGGCAGAGCATGTTGGAAAAGCTGCTGAGCGATGTGCCGCTGCGCTTACCGTGGGAAGATTTGCCGCGTGATATTGGTTATATCACTGCGTATTTGCAGCGCACTTTCTCAACGGAGCAGCTTGCGCACGCGACGTTACAGCTGGCGAATGAGCTGTTTTATCGTAACAAAGCGGCCTGGCTGGTGGGCAAACTGTCGCTCTCTGGCGGTGTTTTTCCGTTCCTGCTGCCGATTCACCACAACGAACGCGGTGCGTTATTTATTGATACCTGCTTAAGCAGTCAGGCTGACGCTAGCATTGTGTTCGGTTTCGCCCGCTCTTACTTTATGGTGTATGCCCCGCTGCCGTCGGCGCTGGTGGCTTGGCTGCGTGACATTTTACCGGGGAAGACGACAGCGGAGCTTTATCTGGCCATCGGCTGCCAGAAGCATAGTAAAACTGAGTATTACCGCGAATATCTGCACTACATTGCGGCATCAGAAGAGCAGTTTATTATCGCTCCCGGCGTGAAAGGTATGGTGATGTTGGTGTTTACGCTGCCTTCGTTCGATCGCGTATTTAAAGTCATCAAAGATCGTTTCGCGCCGCAGAAAGAAGTGAGCGCCGAGCGGGTCATGGCATGCTATCAACTGGTGAAAGAGCACGATCGCGTCGGGCGCATGGCAGATACGCAGGAATATGAAAACTTCGTCATTGATAAGCATCGCATCAGCCCAGAATTGTTGGATGAGCTGTGGCGGGAGGTGCCGGAAAAACTGGAGGATCTGGGCGACCAACTGGTGATCCGACACTTGTACATGGAACGCCGGATGACGCCGCTGAACCTCTATCTGGAGCAGGCAAACGTTCAACAGCTGCATGATGTGATTGAAGAATACGGCAATGCCATCAAACAACTGGCTGCGGCGAATATTTTCCCCGGCGACATGCTATTCAAGAATTTCGGCGTCACGCGTCATGGGCGAGTCGTCTTTTATGACTACGATGAAATTTGCTACATGACTGAGGTTAATTTCCGCAAAATCCCGCCGCCGCGTTACCCAGAGGACGAACTGGCCGCCGAGCCGTGGTACAGCGTCGCGCCAAACGATGTGTTTCCCGAAGAATTCCCCCATTTCCTGTGTAGTGACCGCCACATTCGTACGCTGTTTGAGGAAATGCACGGCGACCTGTTTTGTGCGGACTACTGGCGAGCACTACAGCAGCGTATTAGAGAAGGGCACATTGAGGATGTTTACGCCTACCGGCGGAGGAAGCGTTTTAGTCAACGTGTTGAAATTTGA
- the aceA gene encoding isocitrate lyase produces the protein MTTSRTQQVQHIEKEWKTARWEGITRPYSAEDVINLRGSVNPECTLAQLGAAKLWNLLHGDSRKGYVNCLGALTGGQALQQAKAGIEAIYLSGWQVAADANLASSMYPDQSLYPANSVPAVIERINNTFRRADQIQWSNRIEPGDKRYTDYFLPIVADAEAGFGGVLNAFELMKSMIEAGAAAVHFEDQLASAKKCGHMGGKVLVPTQEAVQKLVAARLAADVLGVPTLLVARTDADAADLLTSDCDEHDRNFITGERTVEGFYRTRAGIEQAISRGLAYAPYADLVWCETSTPDLSLARRFAEAIHAKFPGKLLAYNCSPSFNWKKNLDDSTIARFQDELSAMGYKYQFITLAGIHSMWFNMFDLAHAYAQGEGMRHYVEKVQQPEFEAIKDGYTFSSHQQEVGTGYFDKVTNIIQGGESSVTALTGSTEEQQF, from the coding sequence ATGACGACCTCTCGTACCCAACAAGTCCAGCATATCGAAAAAGAGTGGAAAACCGCCCGCTGGGAAGGTATTACGCGCCCCTACAGCGCAGAAGATGTGATTAATCTACGGGGATCGGTGAACCCGGAATGCACGCTCGCACAGCTCGGCGCGGCAAAGCTATGGAACCTGCTGCATGGTGACTCACGCAAAGGCTATGTTAATTGCCTAGGCGCGCTGACGGGAGGACAGGCTTTACAGCAGGCGAAAGCGGGCATTGAAGCGATTTATCTTTCCGGCTGGCAGGTGGCGGCAGATGCCAATCTGGCGTCCAGCATGTATCCCGACCAGTCGCTCTACCCGGCGAACTCCGTACCTGCGGTGATTGAACGCATCAACAACACCTTTCGGCGCGCCGATCAGATTCAGTGGTCGAACCGCATTGAGCCGGGTGATAAGCGTTATACCGACTACTTTCTGCCAATTGTTGCGGATGCGGAGGCGGGGTTTGGCGGCGTGCTTAATGCGTTTGAGCTGATGAAGTCGATGATTGAAGCGGGCGCGGCGGCGGTTCACTTTGAAGATCAACTGGCATCGGCGAAGAAATGTGGCCACATGGGCGGCAAAGTGCTGGTGCCGACTCAGGAAGCCGTTCAGAAGCTGGTTGCAGCGCGTCTGGCTGCGGATGTTTTGGGGGTGCCTACCTTGCTGGTCGCGCGAACCGATGCGGATGCGGCGGATTTGCTGACTTCCGACTGCGATGAGCATGACCGTAACTTCATCACTGGAGAACGCACGGTGGAAGGCTTTTACCGTACGCGTGCCGGGATCGAGCAGGCGATCAGCCGTGGTCTGGCGTATGCGCCTTATGCCGATTTGGTGTGGTGCGAAACTTCAACGCCGGATTTATCGCTGGCGCGCCGTTTTGCCGAGGCCATCCATGCGAAATTCCCCGGTAAGCTGCTGGCGTACAACTGCTCGCCTTCCTTTAACTGGAAGAAGAATCTCGATGACAGCACGATTGCACGCTTTCAGGATGAGCTGTCGGCGATGGGCTACAAATATCAATTTATTACGCTGGCTGGCATCCACAGCATGTGGTTCAACATGTTTGACCTGGCGCATGCCTATGCGCAGGGCGAGGGGATGAGGCACTACGTAGAAAAAGTACAACAGCCTGAATTTGAAGCGATTAAAGACGGTTATACCTTCTCATCGCATCAGCAGGAGGTCGGGACTGGCTACTTTGATAAGGTAACGAACATCATTCAGGGAGGCGAGTCTTCAGTGACGGCGCTGACGGGATCGACGGAAGAACAGCAGTTCTGA
- the aceB gene encoding malate synthase A — translation MMQQTINRELAFSQRFGEGEKQILTEEAIDFLTELVAHFTPARNQLLAERQVQQRSIDQGKLPDFISEMASIRDKTWTIRGIPDDLQDRRVEITGPVERKMVINALNANVKVFMADFEDSLSPNWEKVIDGQINLRDAVRGTISYINETGKIYQLKPNPAVLICRVRGLHLPEKHVSWQGEAIPGSLFDFALYFFHNYQELLKKGSGPYFYLPKTQSWQEAAWWNDVFCYTEDRFDLPRGTIKATVLIETLPAVFQMDEILYHLRDHIVGLNCGRWDYIFSYIKTLKNHSDRVLPDRQSVTMEKPFLSAYSRLLIKTCHRRGAFAMGGMAAFIPSKDAERNNWVLDKVRKDKELEAHNGHDGTWVAHPGLADAVMEVFDRALGERKNQLDISREQDAPIHAEELLEPCPGDRTEVGMRANIRVAVQYIEAWISGNGCVPIYGLMEDAATAEISRTSIWQWIRHGKTLSDGRVITKALFRQMLAEELFVIQEELGDARFSGGRFDEAARLMEQITTQDELIDFLTLPGYALLD, via the coding sequence ATGATGCAGCAGACGATAAACAGAGAATTGGCGTTTAGTCAGCGTTTTGGCGAAGGTGAGAAGCAAATTCTTACGGAAGAAGCGATTGATTTCTTAACGGAGCTGGTCGCGCATTTTACGCCAGCTCGTAATCAATTACTCGCCGAACGGCAGGTACAACAGCGTAGTATTGATCAGGGTAAGTTGCCTGATTTTATTTCAGAAATGGCTTCCATTCGTGATAAGACATGGACAATACGCGGTATTCCCGATGACCTTCAGGATCGTCGTGTTGAGATTACCGGTCCGGTCGAACGAAAGATGGTGATCAACGCATTGAATGCCAACGTGAAAGTTTTCATGGCGGACTTTGAGGATTCGTTGTCACCGAATTGGGAAAAAGTGATCGACGGGCAAATCAACTTGCGTGATGCCGTACGCGGTACGATTTCCTACATCAATGAAACTGGAAAGATCTACCAACTGAAACCCAATCCTGCCGTGTTGATTTGTCGTGTACGCGGTTTGCATTTGCCAGAAAAACACGTGTCCTGGCAGGGGGAAGCGATTCCCGGCAGTCTGTTCGACTTCGCGCTGTATTTTTTCCACAACTATCAGGAACTGCTGAAGAAAGGTAGCGGTCCTTATTTCTATCTGCCAAAGACGCAGTCATGGCAGGAAGCGGCTTGGTGGAACGATGTCTTCTGCTACACGGAAGATCGTTTTGATCTGCCGCGCGGGACGATCAAAGCAACGGTGTTGATTGAAACGTTGCCCGCCGTTTTTCAGATGGACGAGATCCTCTACCACCTACGCGATCATATTGTTGGGCTGAACTGTGGCCGCTGGGATTACATCTTCAGTTATATCAAAACATTAAAGAACCACAGCGATCGCGTTCTACCCGATCGTCAGTCGGTGACGATGGAAAAACCCTTCCTTAGCGCTTATTCGCGGCTGTTGATCAAAACCTGCCATCGCCGTGGCGCGTTCGCCATGGGCGGGATGGCGGCGTTCATCCCAAGTAAGGATGCGGAACGCAATAACTGGGTGTTGGATAAGGTACGTAAAGACAAAGAGCTGGAAGCTCACAATGGCCATGACGGCACTTGGGTGGCCCATCCGGGGCTGGCCGATGCCGTGATGGAGGTGTTCGACCGAGCATTAGGTGAACGCAAAAATCAGCTCGATATCAGCCGTGAACAAGATGCGCCCATTCACGCTGAGGAGTTACTGGAGCCTTGCCCGGGAGATCGCACGGAAGTGGGGATGCGCGCGAATATCCGCGTTGCGGTGCAGTACATCGAAGCATGGATATCCGGCAATGGCTGCGTCCCGATTTATGGGCTGATGGAAGACGCGGCGACGGCAGAAATCTCCCGCACCTCAATCTGGCAGTGGATTCGCCACGGCAAGACATTGAGCGATGGTCGTGTGATCACCAAAGCGCTGTTCCGCCAGATGCTGGCCGAAGAACTGTTTGTGATTCAGGAGGAACTCGGTGATGCCCGCTTCAGCGGAGGGCGCTTTGATGAAGCCGCTCGGCTGATGGAGCAAATTACCACGCAAGATGAGCTGATCGACTTCCTGACGCTACCTGGCTACGCATTGCTTGATTAA
- the metA gene encoding homoserine O-acetyltransferase MetA: MPIRVPDELPAVNFLRNENVFVMTSSRAKTQEIRPLKVLVLNLMPKKIETENQFLRLLSNSPLQIDIQLLRIDSRESKNTPAEHLNNFYCDFDDIQNENFDGLIVTGAPLGLVDFCDVVYWPQIARVIEWAKEHVTSTLFVCWAVQAALNILYGIPKMTRKEKLSGVYSHHTLQPHALLTRGFDETFLAPHSRYADFPVDVIREHTDLEILVESEQAGAYLFASKDKRLAFVTGHPEYDVLTLAGEFFRDCDAGLDPTVPVNYFPDDNPELAPKASWRSHGHLLFVNWLNYYVYQITPYDLRRMNPTLD; the protein is encoded by the coding sequence ATGCCAATTCGGGTTCCTGATGAGTTACCAGCTGTCAATTTTCTACGTAATGAGAACGTCTTTGTGATGACGTCCTCGCGTGCTAAAACGCAGGAAATTCGGCCCCTCAAAGTGCTGGTTCTGAACCTGATGCCTAAAAAGATCGAGACTGAAAACCAGTTTCTGCGCCTGTTATCCAACTCCCCCTTACAGATCGATATCCAACTGCTGCGTATCGATAGTCGTGAATCAAAGAATACGCCGGCCGAGCATTTGAATAACTTCTACTGCGATTTCGACGACATCCAAAACGAAAATTTTGATGGCCTGATTGTGACTGGCGCACCGTTGGGATTAGTCGATTTCTGTGATGTTGTCTATTGGCCACAGATCGCGCGTGTCATTGAATGGGCAAAAGAGCATGTTACCTCCACATTATTCGTGTGTTGGGCTGTACAGGCTGCTCTCAATATCCTCTACGGCATTCCCAAGATGACCCGTAAGGAAAAGCTATCTGGTGTTTACTCGCACCACACGTTGCAACCTCACGCTTTGCTGACCCGCGGCTTTGATGAAACGTTCCTGGCACCACATTCACGCTATGCAGATTTTCCGGTTGATGTGATTCGGGAGCATACGGATTTAGAGATTTTGGTTGAGTCGGAGCAGGCTGGTGCTTACCTGTTTGCCAGCAAAGATAAACGTTTGGCGTTTGTTACCGGACACCCAGAGTATGATGTCTTGACGCTAGCGGGCGAGTTTTTCCGCGATTGTGACGCCGGATTGGATCCGACTGTGCCAGTAAATTATTTCCCCGATGACAATCCTGAACTGGCACCGAAAGCGAGCTGGCGTAGCCACGGTCATCTGCTTTTTGTTAACTGGCTGAATTACTATGTTTACCAGATTACGCCTTACGATTTACGCCGGATGAACCCTACGCTGGACTAA
- the hemG gene encoding menaquinone-dependent protoporphyrinogen IX dehydrogenase: MKALIVFSSRDGQTRAIASYIANTLKGTLECDVVNVLNANDIDLSLYNQVLIGASIRYGRFHPAVNQFIHKHLVSLQQLPSAFFSVNLTARKPEKRTIQTNAYTRKFLLNSPWQPDLCCVFAGALRYPRYRWFDRVMIQLIMRITGGETDSTKEVEYTDWQQVARFAQDFAQLAAKNPA; the protein is encoded by the coding sequence ATGAAAGCTTTGATCGTGTTTTCGAGTCGGGATGGGCAAACAAGAGCGATTGCCTCCTATATTGCAAATACGCTGAAAGGAACCCTGGAGTGCGATGTGGTTAACGTACTCAATGCGAATGATATCGATCTGAGTCTATACAACCAGGTCCTGATTGGGGCGTCGATTCGGTACGGGCGCTTTCATCCAGCAGTAAATCAATTTATCCATAAGCATCTGGTTTCTCTGCAACAGCTTCCCAGCGCATTCTTCTCCGTGAATCTCACCGCACGTAAACCAGAAAAACGCACGATACAAACTAATGCCTACACGCGTAAATTTCTGCTGAATTCCCCTTGGCAGCCAGATTTGTGCTGTGTGTTCGCTGGTGCTTTGCGTTATCCACGTTACCGCTGGTTTGATCGGGTAATGATTCAACTCATTATGCGTATAACGGGTGGGGAAACGGATAGTACAAAAGAAGTTGAATATACAGACTGGCAGCAGGTTGCTCGTTTCGCACAGGATTTCGCCCAATTAGCGGCGAAAAACCCGGCATAA